ACGGCGCCGCCATCTACGCGCAAGGCTTTCAGGCGTTCGCCCGAGTCTTGCTGCATGGCGTCCAACACGTCTCGCGTCTGGTAGGCAATCGACTCCAGTGCCGCACGAATGATGTGATCCACGCGTACGCCGCGAGTCAGACCGAACAGTGCGCCACGGGCATACGGGTCCCAGTAAGGGGCGCCCAGGCCGGTAAATGCAGGCACCAGATACACGCCGTTACTGTCTTTGACCTTGTTTGCGAAGTATTCGGTGTCATGGGCATCGTTGATGATCTTCAGTTCATCACGCAGCCATTGCACGGTAGAGCCGCCGTTGAAAACGGCGCCTTCCAGTGCGTAGGCAACTTCACCGCGAGGGCCGCAGGCGATGGTTGTCAGCATGCCGTGAGACGACTTGACGGCTTTGGTGCCGGTGTTCATCAGCAGGAAGCAGCCTGTGCCGTAGGTGTTTTTGGCCTGGCCCGGCTCCACACACATCTGGCCGAACAACGCCGCTTGCTGGTCGCCGGCAATGCCGCCAATGGCGATGCCGCTTTTGGTACGGCCGTAGATTTCTGAAGACGACTTCACTTCAGGCAGCATTTCGCGCGGGATATCCAGGACTTCCAGCATCTTGGCATCCCACTCCAGCGTGTGGATGTTGAAGAGCATGGTGCGTGAGGCGTTGGTGTAGTCGGTGACGTGGGTTTTGCCGCCGGTAAATTTCCAGATCAGCCAGCTGTCGACGGTGCCGAACAGCAGCTCGCCATTGCGTGCACGCTCGCGGCTGCCTTCGACGTTGTCCAGAATCCACTTCAACTTGGTACCGGAGAAGTACGGGTCGGTGACCAGGCCGGTTGTGTCGCTGATGTACTGCTCGTGGCCATCGCGCTTGAGCTGCTCGCAAATCTCGGTGCTGCGTCGGCACTGCCAGACGATAGCGTTGTAGATCGGACGACCGCTGACCTTGTCCCATACCACGGTGGTTTCGCGCTGGTTGGTGATGCCGATGGCGGCAACCTGATCGTGATGCAGGCCGGCCTGGGCCAGAGCCTCGACCATCACCGCGCTTTGGGTGGCGAAAATCTCCATCGGGTCGTGCTCAACCCAGCCCGGTTGCGGGTAGTGCTGTTGAAACTCGCGTTGAGCGGTGCAAACCACGTTGGCGTCACGATCGAAGATGATCGCTCGCGAACTGGTGGTGCCTTGGTCAAGCGCAATGATGTAGTTCTTATTCTGGATATCGGTCATTTGAAATTGCCTTGCAGAATGTGGGTGTGGTTCCGGGCGCGAGACAGGTAACGGGCAGTTGGTCTCGTGCGCCCCGTTTCATAAGTCGGTATCAGGAAGCCTGGGTTTCCACTTGCGTTGTGGCTTGGGCGTCTGTGGCCGCCGGCGCAACTTCTGG
This genomic stretch from Pseudomonas deceptionensis harbors:
- the glpK gene encoding glycerol kinase GlpK — encoded protein: MTDIQNKNYIIALDQGTTSSRAIIFDRDANVVCTAQREFQQHYPQPGWVEHDPMEIFATQSAVMVEALAQAGLHHDQVAAIGITNQRETTVVWDKVSGRPIYNAIVWQCRRSTEICEQLKRDGHEQYISDTTGLVTDPYFSGTKLKWILDNVEGSRERARNGELLFGTVDSWLIWKFTGGKTHVTDYTNASRTMLFNIHTLEWDAKMLEVLDIPREMLPEVKSSSEIYGRTKSGIAIGGIAGDQQAALFGQMCVEPGQAKNTYGTGCFLLMNTGTKAVKSSHGMLTTIACGPRGEVAYALEGAVFNGGSTVQWLRDELKIINDAHDTEYFANKVKDSNGVYLVPAFTGLGAPYWDPYARGALFGLTRGVRVDHIIRAALESIAYQTRDVLDAMQQDSGERLKALRVDGGAVANNFLMQFQADILGTLVERPQMRETTALGAAYLAGLACGFWGSLDELRGKAVIEREFEPALDETSKEKLYAGWKKAVSRTRDWEPHEESK